ttagagtccTTTGCTATATTTTTACCACAAAgcacatatataaaaatatattaccaagtgggccggattggtaaaatctagggatgtaacaataatggcaatatcgtggtaTCGCGATattatcatcgtcgtcatgtcacaatgttAAAAGCAgcccatctttaaaaaaaaaaaaaaaagtcaggttgatttccatctgtgcagttctagcaccctctggtggctatttttttaaatgcagtttaatttacataaggcatgttttggcccttctatgtttaaaatcttcgttattggtcagatgaaggggaatttaatatgcttgtgaaccgagtcaatatgtggaggaactcaatatgtgcgtgcattagcaagtaagtgactcaatattagattagattagattagattagattacattagcctttattgtcattatacaaGTACAATGAAATGAGATTTAAGCTCCGCCATAAGTACACACATAATAGATAAAATTCCACCCCAAAATGCAGAGCCTGGATTTTAACCCACAacttcagaactgtgaggcacatgtgataataataataataataataataataataataatatccatccatccattttctgaaccgcttactcctcacaagggtcgcaggggggatgctggagcctatctcagctggcaatgggcagtaggcggggtacaccctgaactggtcgccagccaattgcagttaataataataataataataataataataataatagtaaacgGATGGCCAGCAAAATGGATGAATTATTGTCTACGAACATATTGCAattgtttatttacattcaacCATCAGCTACTGATGCGAGCGACGTCATGCACGCTGTGATCGCAAGATTACAATTTCAGCAACCCGGTGCCCTCATACTGGTCAGCCCTTATGTTGGCAGCCTGCTGTTCCACCATCGGCCTGTTGGTGCTCGGATTCCCcacgggagagagagagagaagaatcGGCGTATGCTCCCTTCACATTTGACTTTACAGAACAACAATGAACGGAAaacagaggttttttttttaaaacaataaattcaccctccgattctttttttttttccattgtgctGAACCATTTACACAATTTCAGCATTTTCACTACAACATTTTATCTACCAGAGAATATCGACACTTTTGGTGGGACTTTTGCCATTTGTCGACAACGCCACAACCGCAAGCCGCTACATGGAACTTGCCAACATTCCCTGGGGTGACGAATGCATTCTGGAGACGAtatgaagaggaagaagaatcaGCTCTAAAATGAGGTAAAGTGAAGCGAAAGAGGACTAACCAGGATGGATGAACAAACTGTTAGAAAACtgcagttgtttgtttacatcaggggagtcaaactcatgttagctaaGGACAAATTTATTATGTTTAGATTGTGGACAGCTGCTTAATTCGTCcgattttacaattatttttattttttattttttttacttcacaaaatcatctcatgggccggattaaacccctttgcgggcccaatccggcccgcgggccgtatgtttgacatgcCTGGTTTACATTCAAAGCAAATTTCATTTCCGTTATTATTCTTATGTATAACTCCAAAACCGTAGCCAAAATCTACACTGTacccatctttcttttacagaaacgtgctatttgtgttgttttcgGTTGTGGatgcagagaccacactaatcaaTACTTATGCaactatataaattaaaaaaaacaaaaaaacaaaaaacctctaCAACCCAAAAGCAATCATCCACTCACTCCTTAACACAGTCACTGCCAGCCcaacaaaaaatgcatcatttgacatatttttccgtcaacggcagtgaatgagttaatagtcttCTGTTGATTCTGAACTATATGTATGAAGAATGCAGCCTGGTAGTAAGAAGCCCAAAGCAGACAGTTGTCTCATGTGTAGAGCTTAGGCGGGAGCCCCTAGAGCAGTGGTTGCACTCTCTCCCTCtgcaccccctttttttttctttctttgagaTGTGTTTGATATGCTGCACATGTCTTCGGGATCCTGCGTGTTTTCCCTGCAAACAAATTAGCTTGGTGGACCTGGACCTACCTCTGGCAGTTTTTCTGCTATGTGGCCCGCAGCCACTGAGTCACCACTCACTCTCTGAAGCCCCTTCCTTCCTGTCTCTGCTCAGGgccgagccccccccccccccctccttctcCCCCAGTGCAGGATGGGAGATAACCCCAACGTAATGGTCGGGCCCAGCGGCTGCGAGGCGATAAGGCCGGGCCTTGCCGCATTCGGAATTAAAAATGCAAGTGAAGCTTCAAAAACGCATCGACGTGTCTTTCGGCTGAATGTTGGTCAGCTGTAAATAAAGCTCCGCCCCTTTTGTGTACACAACAATGTGTGCAGTCGTGATATGTCGTCACAGTTTAAATTTTGAGGGTTTcctgtagatagatagatagatagacagacgtacagtctgtctgtctgtctatcattTTTGATCAgttaaaaacaatacattttatattcagTATGCAACTAAATTTCTGTGTCCTAAAAACACAGCATTTCCCCCCTTACCAGAATGGTTTGACCCATTTGCCATATGCCACCTAGAATCACCTGCCAAtcacttgaaaactttatttaaaattcagttCATTATTGTTGAGAACAGAGCTTTACTATGAGCCCAAAAGATGACACTTACGCTGATAATAATCTGtctgtgcacaaatctttatttataattaaattatttatttattcttgttttttttttgtgatatatttttatttccaaataattTAAGAGACCACATATAGATAGAGTTCCAAcgtttaataataaatcagacaatgatggCTCAGCACTCGgtttaatgtttgttgttgttgttgttttttcttcaatcagaaacattattattattattattattattattattaatcttattaactgcgattggctggcaaccagttcagggtgtaccccgcctactgcccagagtcagctgagataggctccagcaccacccccagcgacccttgtgaagaaataagcggtcaagaaaatggatggatggacttattCTTTACATTTCGCACCATAATGCCTTGATTTCATTCAACTCTGCACCGGATGCGGCGAAGCAGCCCCCAGACATAACTGAGCCTCCTCCACATTTTCACTTTAGGGCTCGGCTCTCTTCTTCTTCCATTCATCCCAAAGATCTTTCAAGTGGCTTAAGTACTTCCAAACAAAACTCATCTTGCTTTGTTCATTGTAAACAGTCAAACCAGAACAGAAAGAGCCTTCGCAAACTGTCCttacataaaaaatgaacatgaaaaGTGCTCTAAAATACATTAAGACTGCACTCCGAATGTTTAGATTTTGAGAGCAGGTGATTTCCAGTCCCGTTAGGCCAGCCCACTTTTGTCCCCCTTTCGTGTTTTTAGAGACGGAGCCGTCTGGGCTTCGATCAGCCTTGAGGTGTGGGCTGTGCCATTTTGACCTTTTCCCATCCGACGAGCCCTCCTGACCTTTGTGTTGTCCGTGCCTGGTTGGAGCTCGCGGGAGCAACTGCGCCCCTTCTGCCTTGTCGCTCGCTAAAGTGAATCGGTGGAGTCGCTGGGGGCAGAGCAGCTGAGGATTTGGTCTGGACTGATGTCTACTCATCTTGGGGTGGGTTTCTACAATAAACAAGGCAGAGGAACAGCAGCAATATGGGCAGAAACAGCATATTTTATTGGtgatttgaattatttattcaaACGGCTCTATTAATGTGGGTCTCCTGGCCAGGATGGCACTGGGCCCACTTCAATGTGATTGGAGCCCCAAGTgacaaatgattgacatatcacggcacctGCGCAGTGGCGCCACACGTCTTGCAACGCAGTCTGCCAGCCATGTTTTTCCAATCAGATACCTACTAATTGTAATGCCCCTCCTACGCAGTAGCTGGCGCTATTAACCACAAAATGTTGTAATCCACCATGCTAGGAGTCTGGGGAAGAAGAATCTCCCGAGTCCAATCAAGATGTTTTTGATGTCGTTTCCCCGTCAGACGTGAGTgacagtttaaaataacttttatactCATATAGATTGTTATGGATGGACATCAATAAGTTAacgttgttttgtacaaactaaaaataaatacatgagctGAAAAATTACGAACGGCGACGTGAAACAGGAAACAGAAGTACCGAGCGGCGTTCCAAATTAAAAGcataaatttcaaaataatatatttaaacaCCACAGAAAACAGCTTGAAGAATATTTAACACTATATGCCCGGTTTTTCATCTAGAAGTGGGGGATTTAATAACAttaataacattatgtggctgtAAATAAAGTAGTAGTAGGAGTAacatagttatttatttattttttcaggtgTGGAACATGAAATAAAGGGACAAAATATGACTTAAATTGTTCCTTAAACGAATTAAACTAAACAAGTGTATGCTTCCAAATGCCATTCATATCAAACACTTATGTTAATTTTCATAAACTTTGAATggttttgtacattttgtacattgTTGATAAGCAGGACATTATGTGTCAAAAAATCTCCTGCGTGCTTAATAATAGTTCAACATTTAGAGACTccgattgattttatttttgtattttttttttaatgaaatcaaGTATTTGGCATAATCTTTTTGGATACCCTGAAGCATCCTTGTGACACCGTCATCCGTCTCAGTTGCTATCTGATCTGATATCATTATTTACATCCCCTCAAGCTGAATTCTTAAACTGAAGGAAAACAACGTACATTTCGCTCGCACGGTTCGATCTTGCTACACAACAGAATTGACCATACAGCGAGGCCAGATCTGTGCGGTGGCGCAGCTCTTATTTATAGTCTTCATGGGTCTTGGTAATCACCACATTGCCTTTTGGTTCCGTCTGTGAATCAGCTCTCTCCAGCCCAGTGGCCAGCAGGCCTCTGGAAGAGGAATGCTAAATACATAGGAGCAGACGGCATGCGCCATTGTAGAGCGAACCGCAGAGCTGGCAGCCATTTGCGGTCCACATTGCGACTGCAAGTCGTTTGTGTGACACTTGGATGATCTCAAGGTATTTGAGAAACATCAGTAAGAACCAGAAATGTGTGAATGCcgagggagggggaaaaaaatgaagtgagacATATTTATCTTTTAGCACTCTCTTTTCTTTCCATTTATCCCTTCTCAAACCTCATTCTGCATTCCCAACAATATGCCCATCACTATACAAACAACTACAGAGAGAGTTCATCAAAATCTCATGTTGTGTAGAAAAACTGTttccgtataaaaaaaaaagaaaaaagcccaACATTCTGCCAGACCACGAAGGTCAGCGGGAGAAAAAATggaaagggaaaaagaaaaaagaaaaaagtgaagAGTAATGCAGGATTGTTATAAGAATAAGATCACATATTTTTCTGTGGGGGGGGTCATATATCATATCATTCCATTTAGAGGTGTAtatgggaaataaaaacaaaaactttgcatttcttttttttaactttgcatttctAACAACTAACTGATGATCAAATATCAAATTATCAATAAattttagggatgtttgataccaattTTGTCAGACTGATACTAGTAGCCTACTaaactctttaactcatttgctcccaataacgtgtaaatacgttttttttatgttttaagtgtcccaaagacgtatttatacgttttttgtttttttgtttttatgccagagcatacaaaaggctttgatgcagcctctcaactgcaaagaacggttgcagaaatgttagttattacacaaacggccagcaggtggcagcagagcaaaggagatcaaccagggccatctagaaaaaaaagctcaattacttttaaatagatttgtgaaaactgatgaaacttagctctcttctaatgctaattgctgcaaaacggaaacagatagaaacatacttttttttcctgatgaaataagagactttaatctttcttttgataggttccctgcttttatagcaatagaacacaatattctgtgggccttacaaaatcagtcaaaatccagtaaaagagccgggattgcgaaatgtggaaatggcggcgagtgaatgagttaaagactgtGTGGCTCTTTTTCTGCGCTGAATTTAACGGGAGTGAGAGGAGCCTCTTGATTGGCCGAGAGTCAGCTGCGTTCCCTCCCACAACGGCACACTATGGCTCACTCACTTGTACCTGCGCTAGTcttggaaaaatatttgcaaacgtctgcttttactttggtaaacgatgatcaacattttttactCGTTTTGATACTGATGTTGCAAACCATATAGTAACCAAATCATAATGAATTTCTTTGAGCATTTTCCTGCATTGACAATTACGTGtaattaatctgtttcatgtaaaTTTCTGTCAAATGAAACGGAAGCCAATCTGATGTCATGTAAGAGGCCCCGCAGTGGGTGGACAAGGTCTCTTCCTCAATGATGTCATGCCACCGCAGCAGCAGTGTCCTGATGATAAGCAGAGTGCAACTTCGTATCCACAAATGTTTGCCTTCTCTTATCGCAGTCATCCGCTCCATTTAAAGACAGGAGAAATATGGAAATGGAACAGATACCTTATTGTCTTCTGGTTATACTGTGGATGAACGTGCCGCTTAACGGGACTGCATTCCAAGCTGTTTTCATGTGAACTTGGGTAAACACCGACCATATCCGCTCTCCCTCATTGATCGGGCCGGACAATTTATTAAGCCATTGTGACAGTTTCCTGTGCTGCCACGGTCGACAGGGGAAACTGAGAGGTATGCAGATAACGTGCTCAGAAACATGGTGCACAATGCCCATTGTCTTTTAATTGCAGGTCAGACTGCTACCTTTCCAATGTTTTTCACATACCTTttagcgtgcgtgtgtgtttgcttgtttttgcgCATACAGTCTGAACAGTCTTATTTCCTCAGCAGTGAGTAATCACGCAAACGTCTGAAAAAATGACAAGTTCAAGGCCAAAACTGTTcggaaaaggaaaagaaacagCCTATTCCGTGACTAAGCGATCACACTTTTCACAATTGCTTGGCACCTACAAACTGTAGCCAGACTGAAATGTGctgtttgttgacattttactGTACAGTCTTCTGGGCCACTTCAGTAGGTTCAGCTCACGGTCAGTTCCGCACACTCTATGGGAGAGAAAATTACAAGAAAATTGTCTTGCTTCGCTTTCCTTTTGATTAAAACTAATCGAGGATGAATGACTTCAGACCTGTTCCTTCTTTCTAcaactttggtttggtttgtctTGAGTGTCTTTGAGTTTCAGGGCCTGTTTACACCGATATGACTCTTGAAGTTCTCCTTTTCAAAGTCTTAGAACTTCTTCCCAGGAGTCTCATCACACTACTGTCTACTATTGAGAATGTATGTCTTTGAAAGAGTGCATATCAAAATAATTCTCTTTAATGGAGCTGCTCAACACACACGGGTCATTCCGCATATCTGCATAAGAACGTGATGAATTTTAAACAGTAAGGTagcagcaccatctagtggacaCTACGAGAGAGTCAAATTGTCGTCCACTTCAGGAGGAACATTTTTAACATCGCCATAATGGTCAACCCCAagggccattttttttctcatttaggGGTCATTGCTGCTTCTGTTCTTGTTCTTAACACTCAGCACGAAGTGGATTTATCAAGGGAAGGGATTTTCAGTTTGATGTGTGTCAGCAGAAATTTAAAGGGTCTCATTTAGAtaagaaagacaagatgtgaTGATGGTGTAGAAAAGAATGGGCGATTATCAGACTGTGGTGTCAGCGTATAACCAGTGGAGAGTAATTAGGTTTAATTGGCTTTTTGAatggatggagaaaaaaaaacatacatcctTGGTAGATTCTCATATGAGgtgtaatgtgtattttttttcttccatgctTTAAAACAACgtgaaagacataaaaaaacactcaaacGTTTTTATTGATCAAATTattgaaaatgcaaaataatattTCAACATATATTGTTTCAAAGATTTCCAGAATGTAAGTCAACATAGTGAAATGTTTCCATCATGATGATGtaggtagaaaaaaacaaaaacattgtcatGTCCTAAATCCATTGCCACAGTagcttttaattaaattaacaagAGCATTAACGGCATATCTGCTTTTGTCCAGCATTATATATTCTGCGCGATGTTAATCTCTGCCGTGCGTTCTGGTGTAGGACCTTGCGGGGAAGTATCTACTGGGAATacacaagaaagaaagaaacacacGGTGGTCAGAAAAGGCAACAAATTACATGTCGTGTGAACGAAGCAGCCCAGTTGGGACGTCTCCCCCAACCCTCGCGCGCGGCAAACAATGGAATTGATCGGAATGTTGTCAATGCATAAGTTGACAATGAGACGTTTATCTGGTTTTTAATCCATTTCTGACTTGCACATGTTGTCGAACTAGACTGCCAATTGTTGGGGCCATGAAGGAATTTTATTGTGACATTATGTCAACTGAATCAAAAGTTACTGCTCTACAAGTGTAAACCCAGAAGATTTAGACAGTTATTGATGATTTTATCTGTAAATATAAACCTAATTTTTAATAATTGGGTGAAACTCCTTTGATGTAACTGGCATTCGAAAGCCCAGGACCCATGTCATCATGAAATCTCCCATAcaaacacagaagggccaaaagattccttgttaaaattaaactgcactaaagaaaaactagccaccagagggtgctacaactgcacaaatagaaatcatccatccatccatccattttcttgaccgcttattcctcacaagggtcactgggggtgctggagcctatctcagctggctgtgggcagtaggcggggtacacgactggactggttgccagccaatcgcaggaaaatagaagcctttttttttctttttttttataacagatatgctgcttttaatatcgtgacatgacaacaacgatatattgtggcagttttcatatcgcgatatcacgatattgccgttatcgtgacGTCCCTACCACTCCAGTCCTTAAGGCTTtaacactggctcccagtcagctgtagaatcgatttcaAAATTCTGCTAGTGGTTTATAAATCACttaatggtttgggtcctgatcctgaatatatttttaaaaaaaattcagattgagtacaaacccagcagggctctgagatcttgagtcttgggccaactagtggaactcAGAGTttgaagtaaacatggtgaagctgtatttaagctgttatgctgcacagaaatggaataagctgccaacagaagtgaaactcagcccccagtgtaaatgcttttaaatcctggTTAAaaacatgcccccccccccccccttcaacatttttaaatcatgctTTTTTCTTTGCATTATTTTACTACTAGTAAACTACTACTAGTGTGTTAAATTGTCTTGTGAGGACAAAGCACGTACTTGAGTAAATGCTAATTTTCATCGTAGTGattgtagtagttgtagtagtagtagatgttgttgttgttgttgtaatagtACTAGTAGAAGTACTAGTAATGGTATTACGGTAAaaattaaaatcttaaaaaaaatgttcaaatactTCTGGACATAACAATGCAATACATACCTTCAACTAGCTGCCGAGCTGCCATTCTATCATCACTGATGTACAGAGCAGTCATGAGGAAGAAAATCCCTCCAATGATACCAACGAAAGGGCAAATCAAGAAGCTGTACTGAAGACTCGGAAAGCTCCAGTCAGCGGATGGAGGCTTGGATTTCTGTATTGCGTCGGATATCTACAGTGTGAAAGACAGCCGTTAGCAGTGGAGGTGACCGAAGCTAGCATACGTAGCGCTGAGGAAATTCAGTCTTACTACTCACGATTCCTATTAGATAAGGACTTCCGGCATCCCCCAGAAGGTGGCAGACTGTTATCTGGAGGGCCTCAGCTGTGGCTCTTCTGGTGGGCACAACGACATACTACGGCAAAGGGAAAACGCAATATGACGTGACGTGATTTTCATTGTGTCATTGTGTTTGTACCTGTCGCACTTACAAGTAGCATGTCAGCCAGGAGGGACCAGTTCAGTGATAACAGGACCTCAGCTGTGAAAACAAAGACCTGGGAAAAGGATATAATGTACATTTTACAAAAAGTActtcacttgtttgtttttaatgatgaCTGTGTGTCTGTGGGAGTTTGTGGCCATTAATCGGGAAGATTGAGGTCAGTTGTCAGACAAGTGTGCTCACAATCATTTTTGTACTTCATGCAAATGGTGTGATGGGGCTGATGTCATAATTTTGTGTGATCCAGTTGAGTTTTACACCACAATAATCCATCCAATGGCTCTTGGTTTGTACGGTTTTCCCGATATTGTACATTCCGAGAGACTCGTATCCATACCAGGGGAAATGACTACAAACCGAATTCCTGCTTACATAAGTGGCCGGAATGCTTGCCGTAGCGATGAAGATGCTGATGAAGAGGCATGGGACAGATCCAAGCATGCCCCCAGCACAGATGAGTGGATCTGCATTGGGCACTTTGTCCCGCAACCATCTGGCCAAACCTGTGCCGACGCACACTCCCAGAATGCCAGACACCACCGTGATGGCGCCAAAGATAAAACTGTACTGGGAGTAGAGGAAGACagtgatgtaaaaataaaaaaaaaataaaaataaaaaaaaaagaagctgcagGTATTCGGAATTGTAAGCTAATAAGCAGAGAGTGATTCACACTGCACCTGTCGATGGAGTTGCAGGATCCTGTAGTGCATGGCGGTCGAAGGCCCCGAGACACCTGAGCTCTGAACAGAAAGGTGGGCATCCAGAAAGCTAAGGCTCCAGTAAGGAAGGCCATTGCTGTCACTCCCAGAGATGACCATACATAACTTTTACTTGGGAGAAAGTGGGGAGGGGGacaatagataaaaaaaaaaaaaaaaagccttcaggATTTTTCTTTACGATAAGTGTCGCATTTCAAATTTCCTACTTTTTCAGGAGATACTTGATGTCCTCCAGGTAAGAGCTCCGGTTGTTACCATCATGATGGTTGTTTCCTGCAACACCCCTGGGGGGGTTTGGGCATAAGAGCACCACTAAAATCAGCCCAACAAGACCGAAAATGGGAGTTATCTGTCAACACAGACAAAGGCAAGGTAAATCGTCATAGTCGGTGCTATATTAAAGACCCAGTGTGCAGTCCTGAGCGCCATCCGGTGGTTAAAGAATAACACGAGACGTACGCAAGAGCATGCACACTATGGcggctcagagagaccacatttcacaagcctaccaccaatttttaTATTGCGTGAGCGACGTGGCGGCCGTTGTCAAGCCCAGCTAGCAACGCCAAAAGCGGCTAGCGGCGGGTTAGTCAGAGCCTTATGCTGCGTTCACACCAAAAGTGGGGGGAGGCGGTTCAGCGGCACTTTTGCATTGTAGcaatggacgtttttttaaattaataaattattagttcaccactggaTGGCGCTAGGGATCACTGAATGTCCCTTTAATGTTTTCCGTTTGTGTTtcgtatggaagcccaaaagtgtcaaaattcaataaataaaaagaactttttgaaataactatccttttgataaataacaggcaaatatgtaatatggccattaaattcattagtattattatgaaaagtgttcatactgttctttaatatgtgaaaaatattttattttgattaaatatttcataatgattattttaacgtcatactttttaaaaataatgacatttaat
The Festucalex cinctus isolate MCC-2025b chromosome 18, RoL_Fcin_1.0, whole genome shotgun sequence genome window above contains:
- the spns3 gene encoding protein spinster homolog 3 isoform X2 — protein: MEPKGSVTFRRDGPLPRRSLGSTSGLRYGSFVDSLSSLTPKLEERPAISRRRAHIAVAVLCYVNLLNYMERYTIAGVLLNVQTFFDIHDSTAGLLQTVFICSFLLTAPLFGYLGDRYNRVHIMAVGLTVWLLTATGSSFVTKSYFWLLVLLRGLVGIGEASYSTIAPTIIGDLFTGGQRTVMIAAFYIFIPVGSGLGYITGSSLASATGDWHWSLRITPIFGLVGLILVVLLCPNPPRGVAGNNHHDGNNRSSYLEDIKYLLKNKSYVWSSLGVTAMAFLTGALAFWMPTFLFRAQVSRGLRPPCTTGSCNSIDSFIFGAITVVSGILGVCVGTGLARWLRDKVPNADPLICAGGMLGSVPCLFISIFIATASIPATYVFVFTAEVLLSLNWSLLADMLLYVVVPTRRATAEALQITVCHLLGDAGSPYLIGIISDAIQKSKPPSADWSFPSLQYSFLICPFVGIIGGIFFLMTALYISDDRMAARQLVEDTSPQGPTPERTAEINIAQNI
- the spns3 gene encoding protein spinster homolog 3 isoform X1, with the protein product MEPKGSVTFRRDGPLPRRSLGSTSGLRYGSFVDSLSSLTPKLEERPAISRRRAHIAVAVLCYVNLLNYMERYTIAGVLLNVQTFFDIHDSTAGLLQTVFICSFLLTAPLFGYLGDRYNRVHIMAVGLTVWLLTATGSSFVTKSYFWLLVLLRGLVGIGEASYSTIAPTIIGDLFTGGQRTVMIAAFYIFIPVGSGLGYITGSSLASATGDWHWSLRITPIFGLVGLILVVLLCPNPPRGVAGNNHHDGNNRSSYLEDIKYLLKNKSYVWSSLGVTAMAFLTGALAFWMPTFLFRAQVSRGLRPPCTTGSCNSIDSFIFGAITVVSGILGVCVGTGLARWLRDKVPNADPLICAGGMLGSVPCLFISIFIATASIPATYVFVFTAEVLLSLNWSLLADMLLYVVVPTRRATAEALQITVCHLLGDAGSPYLIGIISDAIQKSKPPSADWSFPSLQYSFLICPFVGIIGGIFFLMTALYISDDRMAARQLVEVDTSPQGPTPERTAEINIAQNI
- the spns3 gene encoding protein spinster homolog 3 isoform X3 is translated as MAVGLTVWLLTATGSSFVTKSYFWLLVLLRGLVGIGEASYSTIAPTIIGDLFTGGQRTVMIAAFYIFIPVGSGLGYITGSSLASATGDWHWSLRITPIFGLVGLILVVLLCPNPPRGVAGNNHHDGNNRSSYLEDIKYLLKNKSYVWSSLGVTAMAFLTGALAFWMPTFLFRAQVSRGLRPPCTTGSCNSIDSFIFGAITVVSGILGVCVGTGLARWLRDKVPNADPLICAGGMLGSVPCLFISIFIATASIPATYVFVFTAEVLLSLNWSLLADMLLYVVVPTRRATAEALQITVCHLLGDAGSPYLIGIISDAIQKSKPPSADWSFPSLQYSFLICPFVGIIGGIFFLMTALYISDDRMAARQLVEVDTSPQGPTPERTAEINIAQNI